Proteins encoded by one window of Candidatus Zixiibacteriota bacterium:
- a CDS encoding S41 family peptidase, translating to MVRYSLQLFGITVFALALIWVVGSGEAVQTSKVNAEPVLWADTVHINTEEPVQPEQTDQSDRDTFLSDVKKLTQTAFNIRNQYMEEVDTKEIIKAGIVGMLEDLDRFSVLMEKSSYDALMESTHGKYEGLGMQIDGRGDRIVIITPIEGTPAYRRGLRAGDVIYEIDGVSTEGMSSSDASAMMRGKAGTSVVLMIQRAGIKDLMEFEIERAIIELKSVNYYGVIPGTNIGYVRLSRFAEETSHELREAVTALNEQNVGSLIFDLRGNGGGLLDQAKETAELFLERGREIVYTKGRFESSERHYYSDRAPIFTPDKPLVILADEGTASASEIVAGAIQDWDRGLIVGANTYGKGLVQQIFNISNDGSMALKLTTAKYYVPSGRCIQKADKQGKNFDDHPDMLEDDSAETSDTMTVSEKEIYYTNGGRVVYGGGGIVPDIEVERETWKPIEINLERKSLFFDFAVKYVSEHPDVKPDFVVTDDIVSQFRRFIKEKDFDYQTSLQIALEKLEAEVKDEGRQDIFQGAVDSLRVLVAKEKEDDFDESRDYITRTIKREIVAAVAGERGVYEEIVLKSDPTITKAIEILSTPGEYSELLTADEKKAEL from the coding sequence ATGGTTCGCTATTCGCTGCAGTTATTCGGCATAACGGTATTTGCTCTGGCACTCATATGGGTGGTCGGTTCGGGTGAAGCAGTACAAACCTCCAAAGTCAATGCAGAGCCGGTCCTCTGGGCTGACACTGTCCACATTAATACCGAAGAACCTGTTCAGCCTGAGCAAACAGATCAGTCCGATCGCGACACATTTCTCAGCGATGTTAAAAAGCTGACTCAGACTGCTTTCAATATTCGCAACCAGTACATGGAAGAGGTCGACACCAAGGAAATCATCAAAGCCGGTATTGTCGGCATGCTCGAGGACCTCGATCGCTTTTCGGTTCTGATGGAAAAATCCTCCTATGACGCACTCATGGAATCAACCCACGGCAAGTACGAAGGTCTCGGAATGCAGATCGATGGTCGCGGCGACCGAATCGTCATCATTACCCCTATCGAAGGCACGCCCGCATACCGCCGTGGACTGCGCGCCGGCGACGTTATATATGAGATCGATGGTGTCTCCACCGAAGGTATGAGTTCGTCCGATGCTTCCGCCATGATGCGCGGCAAAGCGGGAACCAGTGTCGTTCTCATGATCCAGAGAGCCGGAATAAAAGACCTCATGGAATTCGAAATCGAACGCGCCATCATCGAACTGAAATCCGTGAACTACTATGGCGTCATCCCCGGCACCAACATCGGGTATGTTCGTCTGTCGCGGTTTGCCGAGGAGACCAGCCACGAGCTGCGCGAGGCTGTCACCGCCCTTAACGAACAAAATGTCGGATCTCTGATTTTCGACCTTCGGGGCAACGGCGGCGGCCTTCTCGACCAGGCCAAAGAAACCGCCGAGCTCTTTCTTGAGCGCGGACGCGAGATTGTCTATACCAAAGGACGCTTCGAAAGCAGCGAGCGTCACTATTACTCCGATCGCGCCCCTATATTCACCCCCGACAAACCGCTGGTCATTCTCGCTGACGAAGGCACCGCCTCGGCTTCTGAAATCGTTGCCGGCGCCATCCAGGACTGGGACCGCGGGCTGATCGTGGGAGCCAATACCTACGGCAAGGGACTCGTCCAGCAGATTTTCAACATTTCCAACGACGGTTCCATGGCCCTCAAGCTGACAACCGCGAAATATTACGTACCGTCCGGACGATGCATCCAGAAAGCCGACAAGCAGGGCAAAAATTTCGATGATCATCCCGATATGCTCGAAGACGACTCAGCCGAAACCTCGGACACCATGACTGTCTCGGAGAAAGAAATCTATTACACCAACGGCGGAAGGGTCGTCTATGGCGGCGGCGGTATCGTTCCGGATATCGAAGTCGAGCGCGAAACCTGGAAACCCATCGAAATCAACCTGGAACGCAAATCGCTCTTCTTTGACTTCGCCGTCAAATATGTCTCCGAACACCCCGATGTCAAACCGGACTTCGTGGTGACCGATGATATCGTCAGCCAGTTCCGCCGGTTCATCAAAGAAAAAGACTTCGACTACCAGACTTCACTTCAGATTGCCCTCGAGAAACTTGAAGCTGAGGTCAAGGACGAAGGCCGCCAGGATATCTTCCAGGGCGCTGTTGATAGTCTGCGCGTGCTGGTGGCAAAAGAGAAGGAAGACGACTTCGACGAATCCCGTGACTATATCACCCGCACGATCAAGCGTGAAATCGTCGCGGCGGTCGCCGGTGAACGCGGCGTGTACGAAGAGATCGTTCTGAAGTCCGACCCTACGATCACGAAAGCGATCGAGATCCTCTCCACTCCGGGAGAGTATTCGGAGCTGCTCACAGCCGACGAGAAAAAGGCCGAGCTGTAA
- a CDS encoding HAD family hydrolase, whose product MRVKYIIFDLDGTLIDSSDGVVAAVNYSLRQMGQPERTADDIKPFIGYSLRLMYPSFTDVPYEELHRHFQTKAAETVVSSTVVLPGVEDTLRDLAARGYRLAIASTKIKRHIQGIIDKFNWKDLISAYAGGDEVTHVKPHPEILLLTLKRLSANPDETVVVGDTINDIEAARMVPMTSVAVNSPYGGTERLLKSKPDFFVESIADVPGILNRLQKEAI is encoded by the coding sequence ATGCGGGTTAAATATATCATTTTCGACCTTGACGGTACCTTGATAGATTCTTCGGATGGGGTGGTGGCGGCGGTCAATTATTCCCTCAGGCAGATGGGTCAGCCGGAACGAACGGCGGATGACATAAAACCGTTCATAGGCTATTCCCTGCGTCTGATGTACCCATCGTTTACGGATGTCCCCTATGAAGAACTTCACCGACACTTTCAGACGAAGGCGGCTGAGACGGTGGTGTCATCGACGGTGGTGCTGCCGGGCGTTGAAGATACGCTTCGCGATCTGGCCGCACGCGGTTACCGTCTGGCCATCGCTTCGACAAAGATCAAACGGCACATTCAGGGCATAATCGATAAATTCAACTGGAAGGACCTGATCAGCGCCTACGCAGGCGGGGATGAGGTCACTCACGTCAAACCGCACCCGGAGATTCTTCTGCTGACCCTAAAACGTCTATCGGCCAATCCGGATGAGACGGTAGTGGTAGGAGACACCATAAACGATATTGAAGCCGCAAGGATGGTGCCGATGACTTCGGTGGCTGTCAACTCACCATACGGCGGTACCGAGAGACTTCTAAAATCCAAGCCGGACTTCTTCGTGGAGTCCATAGCAGACGTTCCGGGGATACTAAACAGACTTCAAAAGGAGGCTATATGA